In Nerophis ophidion isolate RoL-2023_Sa linkage group LG03, RoL_Noph_v1.0, whole genome shotgun sequence, the following are encoded in one genomic region:
- the ttc8 gene encoding tetratricopeptide repeat protein 8 isoform X3 — protein MLSVLPRQYFPSGDAMEVSMDPLFLAWSYFRRRKLQQCSDICSKLLQDSPYDQDSSLSIAEAAWSLKTRALTEMVYIDEVEVDQEGIAEMMLDENAIAQVARPGTSLRLPGTSHGGGPTPAVRPMTQSGRPVTGFVRPSTQSGRPGTMEQAIKNPRTASTARPVTSASGRFIRLGTASMLTNPEGPFINLSRLNLSKYSQKPNLSRTLFEYIFYHENDVKNALDLAAQATEHAQFKDWWWKVQLGKCYYRLGLYREAEKQFRSALSQQEMVDTVLYLAKLYQRLDQPVTALNLFKQGLDHFPGEVTLLTGIARIHEEMNNIASATEYYKDVLKQDNTHVEAIACIGSNHFYSDQPEIALRFYRALALATNDEEQADVWYNVGHVAVGIGDLTLAYQSFKLSLAFNNDHAEAYNNLAVLELRKGRVEQSKAFLQTAATLCPHMYEPHYNLSILSEKIGDLQSSYMAAQKSENAFPEHVDTQQVLKQLRQHFAEL, from the exons ATGCTAAGTGTTTTGCCACGACAGTATTTCCCATCTGGCGACGCGATGGAGGTGTCAATGGACCCTCTTTTCCTGGCGTGGAGCTATTTCAGGAGACGGAAACTACAACAATGTTCAGATATTTGTTCGAAACTATTGCAAGACAGCCCATATGACCAG GATTCCTCCTTGTCTATTGCCGAG GCTGCCTGGAGCCTAAAAACACGGGCTCTGACAGAGATGGTTTACATTGATGAAGTCGAGGTTGATCAAGAAGGGATTGCTGAGATGATGCTGGATGAGAACGCCATTGCTCAGGTTGCAC GCCCTGGAACATCTCTGAGACTGCCTGGAACAAGTCATGGTGGAGGTCCCACACCTGCTGTCAG GCCTATGACTCAGTCAGGACGTCCCGTCACAGGATTTGTGAGGCCAAGCACCCAGTCAGGGCGTCCTGGGACGATGGAGCAGGCCATCAAGAACCCACGCACAGCAAGTACGGCTCGACCAGTCACTAGTGCTTCTGGTCGATTCATTCGTCTGGGAACG GCTTCGATGCTAACCAATCCAGAAGGACCGTTTATAAACTTGTCAAGGctaaatctatcaaaatattccCAAAAACCCAACCTGTCCAGG ACGCTGTTTGAGTATATCTTTTATCATGAAAATGATGTAAAAAAT GCTTTAGATTTAGCTGCTCAAGCAACTGAGCATGCTCAGTTCAAAGACTGGTGGTGGAAAGTACAGCTGGGAAAATGTTACTACAG GCTTGGTTTGTATCGAGAGGCCGAAAAACAGTTTCGATCAGCTCTAAGCCAACAAGAGATGGTGGATACGGTCCTCTATCTGGCAAAG CTGTATCAGCGCCTGGATCAACCGGTGACAGCTCTCAACCTATTTAAACAGGGCCTGGACCACTTTCCTGGTGAGGTCACCCTTTTGACCGGCATAGCACGCATTCATGAG GAGATGAACAACATTGCCTCAGCCACAGAGTACTACAAAGACGTCTTAAAGCAGGACAACACACACGTGGAGGCCATAGCTTGTATAGGCAGCAATCATTTTTACTCCGATCAACCTGAGATCGCGCTGCGCTTCTACAG AGCCTTGGCCCTTGCGACCAACGACGAAGAGCAGGCTGATGTGTGGTACAACGTGGGACACGTCGCTGTG GGTATAGGAGACCTGACTTTGGCCTATCAGTCTTTTAAACTGAGTTTGGCTTTTAATAATGACCATGCTGAAGCTTACAACAATCTTGCCGTGCTGGAGCTGCGTAAAGGCCGTGTTGAACAG TCTAAAGCCTTCCTGCAGACGGCTGCCACATTGTGCCCTCACATGTATGAGCCACACTACAATCTGTCCATTCTCTCGGAAAAG ATCGGAGACCTTCAAAGCAGCTACATGGCAGCCCAAAAGTCTGAAAATGCCTTCCCGGAGCATGTCGACACTCAGCAGGTCCTGAAGCAGCTTCGCCAGCATTTTGCAGAGTTGTGA
- the ttc8 gene encoding tetratricopeptide repeat protein 8 isoform X1 has translation MLSVLPRQYFPSGDAMEVSMDPLFLAWSYFRRRKLQQCSDICSKLLQDSPYDQDSSLSIAEAAWSLKTRALTEMVYIDEVEVDQEGIAEMMLDENAIAQVARPGTSLRLPGTSHGGGPTPAVRPMTQSGRPVTGFVRPSTQSGRPGTMEQAIKNPRTASTARPVTSASGRFIRLGTASMLTNPEGPFINLSRLNLSKYSQKPNLSRTLFEYIFYHENDVKNALDLAAQATEHAQFKDWWWKVQLGKCYYRLGLYREAEKQFRSALSQQEMVDTVLYLAKLYQRLDQPVTALNLFKQGLDHFPGEVTLLTGIARIHEEMNNIASATEYYKDVLKQDNTHVEAIACIGSNHFYSDQPEIALRFYRRLLQMGVYNCQLYNNLGLCCFYAQQYDMTLSSFERALALATNDEEQADVWYNVGHVAVGIGDLTLAYQSFKLSLAFNNDHAEAYNNLAVLELRKGRVEQSKAFLQTAATLCPHMYEPHYNLSILSEKIGDLQSSYMAAQKSENAFPEHVDTQQVLKQLRQHFAEL, from the exons ATGCTAAGTGTTTTGCCACGACAGTATTTCCCATCTGGCGACGCGATGGAGGTGTCAATGGACCCTCTTTTCCTGGCGTGGAGCTATTTCAGGAGACGGAAACTACAACAATGTTCAGATATTTGTTCGAAACTATTGCAAGACAGCCCATATGACCAG GATTCCTCCTTGTCTATTGCCGAG GCTGCCTGGAGCCTAAAAACACGGGCTCTGACAGAGATGGTTTACATTGATGAAGTCGAGGTTGATCAAGAAGGGATTGCTGAGATGATGCTGGATGAGAACGCCATTGCTCAGGTTGCAC GCCCTGGAACATCTCTGAGACTGCCTGGAACAAGTCATGGTGGAGGTCCCACACCTGCTGTCAG GCCTATGACTCAGTCAGGACGTCCCGTCACAGGATTTGTGAGGCCAAGCACCCAGTCAGGGCGTCCTGGGACGATGGAGCAGGCCATCAAGAACCCACGCACAGCAAGTACGGCTCGACCAGTCACTAGTGCTTCTGGTCGATTCATTCGTCTGGGAACG GCTTCGATGCTAACCAATCCAGAAGGACCGTTTATAAACTTGTCAAGGctaaatctatcaaaatattccCAAAAACCCAACCTGTCCAGG ACGCTGTTTGAGTATATCTTTTATCATGAAAATGATGTAAAAAAT GCTTTAGATTTAGCTGCTCAAGCAACTGAGCATGCTCAGTTCAAAGACTGGTGGTGGAAAGTACAGCTGGGAAAATGTTACTACAG GCTTGGTTTGTATCGAGAGGCCGAAAAACAGTTTCGATCAGCTCTAAGCCAACAAGAGATGGTGGATACGGTCCTCTATCTGGCAAAG CTGTATCAGCGCCTGGATCAACCGGTGACAGCTCTCAACCTATTTAAACAGGGCCTGGACCACTTTCCTGGTGAGGTCACCCTTTTGACCGGCATAGCACGCATTCATGAG GAGATGAACAACATTGCCTCAGCCACAGAGTACTACAAAGACGTCTTAAAGCAGGACAACACACACGTGGAGGCCATAGCTTGTATAGGCAGCAATCATTTTTACTCCGATCAACCTGAGATCGCGCTGCGCTTCTACAG GCGGCTCCTACAGATGGGGGTGTATAATTGCCAGCTATACAACAACCTTGGCCTTTGTTGCTTTTACGCACAGCAGTATGACATGACCCTGTCGTCTTTTGAAAGAGCCTTGGCCCTTGCGACCAACGACGAAGAGCAGGCTGATGTGTGGTACAACGTGGGACACGTCGCTGTG GGTATAGGAGACCTGACTTTGGCCTATCAGTCTTTTAAACTGAGTTTGGCTTTTAATAATGACCATGCTGAAGCTTACAACAATCTTGCCGTGCTGGAGCTGCGTAAAGGCCGTGTTGAACAG TCTAAAGCCTTCCTGCAGACGGCTGCCACATTGTGCCCTCACATGTATGAGCCACACTACAATCTGTCCATTCTCTCGGAAAAG ATCGGAGACCTTCAAAGCAGCTACATGGCAGCCCAAAAGTCTGAAAATGCCTTCCCGGAGCATGTCGACACTCAGCAGGTCCTGAAGCAGCTTCGCCAGCATTTTGCAGAGTTGTGA
- the ttc8 gene encoding tetratricopeptide repeat protein 8 isoform X2 — protein sequence MLSVLPRQYFPSGDAMEVSMDPLFLAWSYFRRRKLQQCSDICSKLLQDSPYDQAAWSLKTRALTEMVYIDEVEVDQEGIAEMMLDENAIAQVARPGTSLRLPGTSHGGGPTPAVRPMTQSGRPVTGFVRPSTQSGRPGTMEQAIKNPRTASTARPVTSASGRFIRLGTASMLTNPEGPFINLSRLNLSKYSQKPNLSRTLFEYIFYHENDVKNALDLAAQATEHAQFKDWWWKVQLGKCYYRLGLYREAEKQFRSALSQQEMVDTVLYLAKLYQRLDQPVTALNLFKQGLDHFPGEVTLLTGIARIHEEMNNIASATEYYKDVLKQDNTHVEAIACIGSNHFYSDQPEIALRFYRRLLQMGVYNCQLYNNLGLCCFYAQQYDMTLSSFERALALATNDEEQADVWYNVGHVAVGIGDLTLAYQSFKLSLAFNNDHAEAYNNLAVLELRKGRVEQSKAFLQTAATLCPHMYEPHYNLSILSEKIGDLQSSYMAAQKSENAFPEHVDTQQVLKQLRQHFAEL from the exons ATGCTAAGTGTTTTGCCACGACAGTATTTCCCATCTGGCGACGCGATGGAGGTGTCAATGGACCCTCTTTTCCTGGCGTGGAGCTATTTCAGGAGACGGAAACTACAACAATGTTCAGATATTTGTTCGAAACTATTGCAAGACAGCCCATATGACCAG GCTGCCTGGAGCCTAAAAACACGGGCTCTGACAGAGATGGTTTACATTGATGAAGTCGAGGTTGATCAAGAAGGGATTGCTGAGATGATGCTGGATGAGAACGCCATTGCTCAGGTTGCAC GCCCTGGAACATCTCTGAGACTGCCTGGAACAAGTCATGGTGGAGGTCCCACACCTGCTGTCAG GCCTATGACTCAGTCAGGACGTCCCGTCACAGGATTTGTGAGGCCAAGCACCCAGTCAGGGCGTCCTGGGACGATGGAGCAGGCCATCAAGAACCCACGCACAGCAAGTACGGCTCGACCAGTCACTAGTGCTTCTGGTCGATTCATTCGTCTGGGAACG GCTTCGATGCTAACCAATCCAGAAGGACCGTTTATAAACTTGTCAAGGctaaatctatcaaaatattccCAAAAACCCAACCTGTCCAGG ACGCTGTTTGAGTATATCTTTTATCATGAAAATGATGTAAAAAAT GCTTTAGATTTAGCTGCTCAAGCAACTGAGCATGCTCAGTTCAAAGACTGGTGGTGGAAAGTACAGCTGGGAAAATGTTACTACAG GCTTGGTTTGTATCGAGAGGCCGAAAAACAGTTTCGATCAGCTCTAAGCCAACAAGAGATGGTGGATACGGTCCTCTATCTGGCAAAG CTGTATCAGCGCCTGGATCAACCGGTGACAGCTCTCAACCTATTTAAACAGGGCCTGGACCACTTTCCTGGTGAGGTCACCCTTTTGACCGGCATAGCACGCATTCATGAG GAGATGAACAACATTGCCTCAGCCACAGAGTACTACAAAGACGTCTTAAAGCAGGACAACACACACGTGGAGGCCATAGCTTGTATAGGCAGCAATCATTTTTACTCCGATCAACCTGAGATCGCGCTGCGCTTCTACAG GCGGCTCCTACAGATGGGGGTGTATAATTGCCAGCTATACAACAACCTTGGCCTTTGTTGCTTTTACGCACAGCAGTATGACATGACCCTGTCGTCTTTTGAAAGAGCCTTGGCCCTTGCGACCAACGACGAAGAGCAGGCTGATGTGTGGTACAACGTGGGACACGTCGCTGTG GGTATAGGAGACCTGACTTTGGCCTATCAGTCTTTTAAACTGAGTTTGGCTTTTAATAATGACCATGCTGAAGCTTACAACAATCTTGCCGTGCTGGAGCTGCGTAAAGGCCGTGTTGAACAG TCTAAAGCCTTCCTGCAGACGGCTGCCACATTGTGCCCTCACATGTATGAGCCACACTACAATCTGTCCATTCTCTCGGAAAAG ATCGGAGACCTTCAAAGCAGCTACATGGCAGCCCAAAAGTCTGAAAATGCCTTCCCGGAGCATGTCGACACTCAGCAGGTCCTGAAGCAGCTTCGCCAGCATTTTGCAGAGTTGTGA